GCCGACGAGGCGCGCTTGCCACGGCGGGGGCCTTGGGGGCATCATAGGTTCACGAGCAACGAGGCTCCGAATCGTGCGCCTTGCCGCGCGCCTCGGAGCTGAAGGCGTCCACGTTAGACGCCGCAGGAAGCGAACCCCATGCAGGATCGACTCGACTTTCGTGTCCAGGTACTTACGCGCGAAGACGTTGGGGCAATGCGAGGGATGCTCGCAATGTTCGGCGAGGCGTTTGAAGACCGAGAGTCCTACACGAAGGCGCAGCCCGATGACCAATACCTCATCGACTTGCTTTCAAGCAAGGCCTTCATCGCCATCGCCGCGATCAACGGTCAAGCTGTGGTCGGCGGACTCGCCGCCTATGTTCTGCCAAAGTTTGAGCAGGCTCGCAAAGAGATCTACATCTACGATCTAGCAGTCGCGTCTGCTTGCAGGCGTCAAGGCATTGCCACCGCCATGATCGAAGAGCTCAAGAGAGTTGCCTTGGCCGAAGGCGCTTATGTCATCTATGTCCAAGCAGACTATGGCGACGACCCGGCAATCGCGCTGTACACGAAACTAGGGGTCAGTGAAGATGTCCATCACTTCGACATTCCTCCCGGTGAAAGCGGCGTTTAACCCTTCCATCGAGAGGACGTCGCCCGGCAAGCCGGGCGCGGCTCTCATGTCAAACGTTGGAGCGACGCGCATAAACGGAACCGTCATGTTCGGCTCAGAGGTCTGCCGGAGTTCGCGAGAGCCCCGGTGTTTTTGTGGCGTGTCACCTCGCTTCGGGACCGGTTCCGGCGGCCTTCGCCTTCGGGAGGACTCTGGGCGTCGGCAGGGGTAGCTGTGTAGCGGCGGGTCCCAACTCCGCCTTCCAGCCGACGAGGCGCGCTTGCCACGGCTGGGGCCTTGGGGGCATCATTGGTTCACGAGCAGCGAGGCTTCGACAGGCGCCGTACAGCACCCCTCGCAGCTGAACGCGCCCACGTTGGGTACACCCGCGTGAAGAGGAAAGCGCTCCTGGGTATCTCGGCGTTGCTCTTGGTCGGGCTTGGAGCGCTGGCCTATCTGGCAGCGCCGCATTTCGCGACACCAAGATTCAGCGTGCTCAATGCAACGAGGAGCGCTGTTCAGGTGACCGCTTACTGGAAGAACGAAAGCAAGCGCCTCGGCACCATTGGGCCGAGTCAGGAAGTAGAGTTCACGGTCGATGACGAAGCGGGAATCTCATTCGAGGCGAAGTACAAGAACGGTAAGGAAGTGGCAAGCGACGAGATGTACTTCACGTCAGGCACCTCGATAGAAGCGAAGATTACAGAAACCGCGGTCGAGCTTCGCTATGAGCCACGCAACTGAGCAGAACGTTGGAGTCACGCGGATAGACGGAAACGTGGTGTTTGGTTCAGAGGTCAGCCGAGGTTCGCGAGAGCCCCGGCTTTCTCATGCTCCGTAACCTCACTTCCAAACCGGTCCCGGCGGCTTTCACCTTCGGATAGGTCGACGATCGCGGCCTCGAGTTCGCTGTCGGGTTTCGGATGCGCTGCGGCCCGGCGTTGGCTCTGCGGTTCCGTTCGAGGCCGAGGTCGGCGGGCGATGTCCCTTCGACGACATGGCGGCCGGTGACCGAAGACAGCTGCGAAGTGTCGCGGCGAGGGCGGCTGGTGTCGGCTTCGGCACGAGGCCCGGCTCTCGAGCAGTTGGCTTCGTGGGGTTCTGGGCGGCGGCGGGTGTAGCTGTGCAGCGGCGGGCCCCAACGCCGCCCTCCAGCCGACGAGGCGCGCTTGCACCGACAGCGGCTTCGGGTGCATTCTTGGGGGCACGAGCAGGGAGGCTTCGAACAGCGAGGCGCCGTTCAGCGCGCCTCGCAGCGAAACACGTCCACGTCGGGGCGACGATCGAAGTGCGTGAGGCAAGTCCGCCGGCCACCGAGGTACTTCTGATGTCCAGAAAGAGCTGTCCCCGCTGCGGTCACCGCATCACGCTGGGTCGATTTCTTCGGCTCACCTCGCATCGTGTGGTGTGCCGGCAGTGCGGTGCCGAACTGCACTCCAGACCAGAGCGCTTCGTGCTGGCGCTTGCGATCATGGCCGTCCCGCTCGGCTTCGTGGTTGCCGAGGCGCTCCGCAATCCCGTCTGGTGGCTCGGCGTCGTCGCGACCTTGGCTCTCTCTGTACTGGTCTGTTACTGGCTCTTCGAAGTGCGGGCCGCTCCAGGCACATGGGTCGAGGAGCGCGTCGACCGGCAATCCTGATGCGGGGACCATGCGCCCCGACTCCGCAGCACAGGGGACAAGGCGTGCTTGCCACGGCGCCAGCTTTGGGTGCATCATCGGTAAGCGAGCGGGGCGGCCCTGGAAAGGTCGGTCCGAATGCGCTGCATGGCCGAACGCGTCCACGGCAGCCGCGCCTCGAATGGGACTGGCTTCTGGAGGAGAACTGGATTGAGACGACTCGTCGCTGTCGTTCTGGCCTACGTCACTTCCAGGGTTGTGTTCGGCCTGTTCGAGTTCCAGTACCGTCCGTTCGATGAATCGTTCGACCTCGGGAAGCTGGCCATCGATCTCGGTGTCTTCGTCGTGTTGTATGTCGGCTTCGAACGGCTGTTGAGACTGGTGGGGCCGTTTGCTGCCAAGGGCGGGGGCTGACGTCCGTTCCAGCCCTCGAGGAGCGCTTGTCACACCGCGGCTTCGCGGGCGTACCCGAGTCACGACCAGCAAGCCCCATCACGCAGGATGCACAGACCGCCCCTCGGAATCATCCACGTGAGGCAGAGAAATGACGCTCAGCGAACCCATCGAGTGGAGCGGTGTTCTCGTCCTGCTCGGCCTGTTCCTCATGTGGCTGGGGCACACGAAGTGCCGCCGTGCGGAAGCGCCTCCCATCCATCGTGACCCGCTCGACAACCCTTTTGCCCGTCGCGGGTGGTACACGCGGACGGGGAATCGATTACGGGTCGTCGGCTTCACGATCAGTTGTCCGGGCGCGGCGGTCTCGTGCGGCACCGTTCGAACGCGCCCCGCGGCTGGTCGCGTCCGCAACATGCTGGAGCCGGCGTTCTTGCACTGCTGCAATGTCTGTGGAGGAATCCGAGAATGAAGAACAGAAGCTTCGTCATCGCAGGTGTCGCATCGAGCGGAGCAGGGGTCGTCCTCGGGATCGCCATGTCTTCGACGATACCCAGCACTCCGTTCGTCT
This Candidatus Krumholzibacteriia bacterium DNA region includes the following protein-coding sequences:
- a CDS encoding AAC(3)-I family aminoglycoside N-acetyltransferase, with the translated sequence MQDRLDFRVQVLTREDVGAMRGMLAMFGEAFEDRESYTKAQPDDQYLIDLLSSKAFIAIAAINGQAVVGGLAAYVLPKFEQARKEIYIYDLAVASACRRQGIATAMIEELKRVALAEGAYVIYVQADYGDDPAIALYTKLGVSEDVHHFDIPPGESGV